ACTTGCCCACGGTACAGTCGTCTTACTTTCTTAGCTGTAGTCTTCATTATAACACTGTTCCCAAAGGTAACCTGTCCGTCACCTGCAATTGCTGATTTGCCTTGATGTCGTACTGCACAGATCGTTGTTGCATGAAATGTTAAATCCATCTCTATGACCTCCTTTGTTGTTCTTTAATCGAGCTTGGCCAAGCCAGCCTCCCCAATAAAGGACGTGATACTCTCTAAGGCTCTCGCCGCAAGAAGCTCATTCTTTTCCTTCTTATTACGCATTCTTTTCTCGAGATTAGGTAGAAGTCCGAAGTTAGCATTCATCGGTTGGAAATTATCAGAATCCGCCGTAGTAATGTATTTAGCCATACTCCCAATCGTACTTAAGTGAGGGAAAACTATACACTCTTCATTACGAGCTAATTTTGCAGCATTAATACCCGCTATAAGACCTGATGCTGCTGATTCCACATACCCTTCTACCCCTGTCATCTGCCCTGCAAAAAAGAGCCTTTCATTGTTTTTAAGCTGATAGGTAGGCTCAAGAAGTTTGGGTGAATTAATAAATGTATTGCGGTGCATAACTCCGTAACGAACGAATTCAGCGTTCTCAAGTCCCGGAATTAATCCAAATACACGTTTTTGCTCACCCCACTTAAGATGAGTCTGGAACCCTACAAGATTATATAATGTCCCCGCAGCATTATCTTGACGCAATTGCACAACTGCAAAGGGAAGTGTTCCTGTATGTGGATTAACTAACCCAACGGGCTTCATGGGCCCAAAAAGTGCTGTCTGCTTACCACGCTTCATCATGACTTCAATCGGCATACAGCCTTCAAAATATATTTCTTTTTCAAAATCCTTAAGTTGAGCGACCTCTGCAGCAATAAGCGCCTCATAAAAGACATCAAATTCCTCTTCATTCATAGGACAATTCAAATATGCAGCCTCTCCTTTATCATAACGAGAAGCCAAATATACTTTAGTCATATCAATAGAGTCTTTTTCAACAATTGGAGCTGCTGCATCATAGAAATAGAAGTACTCTTGGCCCATCTTCTCACGAATATCTGCTGATAAGGAGGGAGATGTGAGTGGGCCTGTTGCAATAACAACAATCTCATCATTAGGAATATGTGTGATTTCTTCATTAATGACTTCAATCAATGGATGGTTATGTAGAGTGTTTGTAATTTCTCCAGAGAATCCATCACGATCGACCGCTAATGCTCCCCCGGCTGGAACAGCATGTCGATCAGCTGCTCCAAGAACGAGTGAATCCAGCATCCGCATTTCTTCTTTTAATACACCTACTGCGTTGGTTAATCCATTAGCACGTAGTGAATTGCTGCATACTAATTCAGCAAACTGATCTGTATGATGAGCGGGTGTCTTGACGACAGGGCGCATTTCATATAATTTCACAGGAACTCCCCGACTTGCTATTTGCCAAGCGGCTTCGCTGCCAGCAAGTCCCGCACCAATAACGGTTACTTTTTGTGGTTCATTCAACTTCATTACCTCCTGCAATGACTATTCTGCACTATCGTCGGTGTCGTTATCTTCAACCATCTCTACATGATCACACGATGTACATTGTAATTTAACTCCCTGTTTGTTACGCTTCTCAACCATTAAAGAATCACATTTAGGACATGGTTTGAGCGATGGGCGATCCCATGAAACAAATTCACATTCAGGATAACGATTACACCCAAAGAAAATTCTGCCTTTCTTACTACGACGCTCAACCACATGGCCTTCTTTACATGCTGGACAAGTTACGCCAATATCTTTGATGATAGGTTTCGTGTTACGGCAATCTGGAAATCCTGAGCATGCCAAAAACTTACCGAATCTACCCAATTTATATACTAAATGCTTCCCGCACTTTTCACAAATTTCATCAGAAACTTCATCTTCAATTTCTATTTCCTTCATTTCTTCTTCAGCAACTTCCAGTCGCTTCTTGAAAGTTTCATAGAATTCAGCAAGCACCTTTACCCAGTCTTCTGATCCTTCACCCACGTGGTCAAGGTCTTCTTCCATATGTGCAGTAAATTCAACATTCAGAATTTCTGGAAAGAACTGTTCCATCTGTTCAATAACGAGCTCGCCTAATTCCGTTGGCATAAATTTCTTTTCTTCCATTGCAATATAACCACGCTTTTGAATTGTCTCAAGCGTTGGAGCATACGTACTGGGACGACCTATGCCTAGTTCTTCTAGAGTCTTCACCAGTCTTGCCTCTGTATATCGTGGTGGTGGCTGCGTAAAGTGCTGCTTCGGTTCAACCTCTTGTTTGCTCAAAGTATCACCTGATTGAAGCGCTGGGAGAAATTTATCATCATCCGTTGTCCCACCGTCGTCATTTCCCTCAACATACACCTTCATGAAACCAGGAAAACGAACCTTGGAACCAACAGCACGAAACGTTACAGATGCAGCGGTAATATCTACCGAAAGCGTATCCAGCACCGCAGACGACATTTGACTAGCTACAAGACGTTCCCAGATTAATTTATAAAGGCGAAATTGATCACGACTCATAAATGCTTTTACCGTATCAGGTTCCCGAAGGACTGATGTAGGTCTAATCGCCTCATGGGCCTCTTGAGCATTTGCTGCTTTCTTAGTGTACTGACGTGGCGTCTCTGGTGCAAAAGCTTCACCGTATTTCGTCTCAATAAACGCTTTGATCTCTTCTTGTGCAGATACCGCTACTCTCGTCGAGTCTGTACGCATATAAGTAATAAGACCAACTGTACCTTCTTTTCCCAACTCAACACCTTCATACAACTGTTGAGCTACGGACATTGTCTTTGCTGCACGAAAATTGAGTTTACGAGCTGCCTCTTGCTGAAGTGAACTTGTCGTAAAAGGAGCCGAAGGATGTCTTTGGCGTTCTTTCTCTTTCACTTCACTAACGGAATAAGAGGCTCCCTCAATTGCTTTCAAGACTTCTTGTACATCCTCTTCGCGAGAAAGATCCTTCTTCTCTCCGTTCATCCGATGGAATTTAGCTTCAAATTCAGAATCACCCTTGGATAACCGAGCTGTAATACTCCAATATTCTTCCGGAACGAAATCATCAATATCATTTTCCCGGTCCATGATGATTTTAACCGCTACTGATTGTACGCGTCCCGCAGAAAGTCCTTTTTTAACTTTCTTCCATAAAAGAGGACTAATTTTATACCCCACAAGTCGATCTAGAATTCTTCGTGCTTGCTGAGCTTTAACTAGATCCATATTAATTTTACGTGGTGTTTTGAAAGCGTCCTTCACAGCCTGCTTCGTAATTTCATTAAAGACCACTCTACAGCTTTGTGTCTGATCAAGCTCAAGCGCCGTTGCCAAATGCCAAGCAATTGCTTCTCCTTCGCGGTCCGGGTCAGCTGCTAGATAGACATTCTTAACTTTTTTACTAGCACTTTTTAATTCCTTCAAGATCGAACCTTTACCCCGAATTGTAATATACTTAGGATCGAAATCATTCTCAACGTCGACGCCAATTTGGCTTTTCGGTAAATCCCGTATATGACCCATTGAAGCTTTGACAATATACTTACTACCTAGATATTTGCCTATCGTCTTCGCCTTTGAAGGCGACTCTACGATGACGAGTGAATCTGCCATAGATAATCTCCTCTCTTACAATAAACCATTAAAATCCGTCAAACCCACATTATATGATCTTATATATAGCACCAGCTAATTGGGTAATTTGCTTTTTTATGATTAAAGATAACAGAACTGAATGCAAATGTCCAAAATCCCATTGACTTTTCAGCAACAATTGATCCAGTGTGCATGGTCCCTGCTCGAGTATATGGTATAGTTGAATCTCCTCTGTTGTCAAATCCTCTTTTTGTGAACATAGCCTTTCTTCTATTCTGAGCTTCTTCAAATCCTCTTGGTTATTGCCCACTTCTAGCAAATGAGACTCGTACTCTTCCAATACATCTTGCGTACATGTTACCATCTTTGCCCCCTGTTTAATAAGCTCAAGTGTCCCTCGACTTTTAGGAGATGTAATAGGCCCGGGAACTGCATACACATCACGCCCAGCCTCCATGGCTAAATCCGCAGTAATTAAGGAACCACTTCGGGCATCTGCTTCTACTACTAATGTACCCAAACTAAGCCCTGCGATAATCCGATTACGCTGTGGGAAGAGTCCAGGGTGTGACGGTGTCCCTAAAGCATATTCTGTTACAATAAGTCCCTTAGCTGCTATTCGTTCATATAATGTACGATTCTCCGCAGGGTATATAACATCCATCCCCGTTGCCATCACTGCGATTGTATTTCCACCGCATATTAATGAAGCTTCATGACATACACTGTCAATCCCTCTAGCCAAGCCACTAATGACCGTCATTCCCGCTTTGCACAATCCCTCCGCCAATACAGCCCCGACCTTCCTACCATAAGCTGTTGGTATACGAGTACCTACCATTGAAATGGCGGTCGATTGAAGCAAATCAACATTTCCAAGACAATACAAAACCCATGGAGGCTGATGAGCTTCTTTTAAAAGAGCAGGATATTCCTCGTCCAGAATCGTTATCACTTTAATTTTTCTATTCATTAGTTCTAGACTTCTCTGCTCAATCCGATCCAATGACAATTGCCTCATCACCGATCCTACCTTATCCCGTGGCAAACCTGCCTGCTCCCAATCTTGTTCATTAAAATGTAACATATGAGCCGACAATGCTCCCTTATTTATTAATCTCTCAATACTTTTGGACCCGATTCCGTCTAATTCATGAAGTGCAATAAGTATTTCTCGTTCACCTATATAGTTCATAATACCCTCCTCAATGTCGAGAATACCATTCTCGAAATAGTTCTATAGAACTAAATAAACGCAAAGAAGCAACCTTTTCCTCATATAAGAGAAAAAAGGTTGCTTACCTTGTTATTGATTACACAAAAATCATTAGATTATTGTGCAGTACACTTTTCCAAAATCCCTTGTTCTTCTAGAACGCTAACTAATGTAGATCCCATTTCCGATGGCGTAGGAGCGACTTTGATACCACACTCTTCGAGTTTGGCAATCTTCTCTTTCGCTGTCCCTTTTCCTCCAGAAATAATGGCACCTGCGTGTCCCATTCTCTTACCAGGAGGAGCAGTTACACCTCCGATAAATCCTACGACCGGCTTCGTCATATGATCACGAATCCATTCAGCTGCCTCTTCTTCAGCAGTTCCGCCAATCTCACCGATCATAATAACGGCATAGGTCTCCGGATCTTCGTTGAAAAGGTTTAGAATATCGATAAATTCTGATCCCTTAACAGGGTCTCCACCGATACCTATAGCTGAAGATTGACCGATTCCGCGAGTTGTCAATTGATGAACAGCTTCATACGTCAACGTTCCACTTCGAGAAACGACACCGACGTGTCCCTTCATATGAATATAACCTGGCATAATGCCAATTTTACATTCCCCTGGCGTAATAACACCCGGGCAGTTCGGTCCAATCAGTGTTGTTTTCTTACCTTCAAGATACCGCGATACTTTGATCATATCAAGTACAGGTATACCCTCAGTAATACAAATCACTAGATCCAATTCCGCATCCACCGCTTCCATGATGGAATCTGCAGCAAAAGCTGGCGGAACATAAATTACACTTGCTGTTGCACCTGTAACAGCCTTAGCTTCTACAACAGTGTTAAATACAGGTAAGCTAACGCTTTCCCCATTCTCTAACGTAATTTCAACCTCCGTGCCACCTTTACCTGGCGTTACCCCACCCACCATTTGAGTTCCGTAATCCAGAGCTCCTTTGGTATGGAATAGACCTGTAGCACCCGTAATCCCTTGGGTGATAACTTTTGTGTTTTTATCGACTAAAATGCTCACGATTACTTCACATCCCCTATCGATTTAAAAGTAATTATTTTACGAGCGAGACAATTTTCTGTGCACCATCAGCCATAGAATCCGCAGCAACGATATTAAGTCCCGACTCAGCCAAAATTTTCTTACCCAAATCTACATTCGTACCTTCGAGACGGACGACTAATGGACGTGTTAAACCGAGTTGTTTTGCGGCTTCAACGACACCATTCGCAATAACATCACAACGCATAATACCACCAAAGATATTGATAAATATTCCTTTGACTTGCTCATCAGATAAAATAATTTTAAAAGCTTCCGTTACTTTCTCCGTAGTAGCGCCGCCCCCTACATCCAGGAAGTTCGCCGGATCTCCACCATAATATTTAATAATGTCCATCGTTGCCATTGCAAGTCCAGCACCATTAACCATACATCCAATATTGCCATCTAACGCAATATAGCTAAGATCGTATTTAGAGGCTTCAATTTCTTTCAGATCCTCTTCATCTAGATCTCTAAGCTCTTGGATGTCCTTATGACGAAATAGTGCATTAGAGTCGAAGTTAAGCTTGGCATCTAGTGCTATAACTTGTCCGTCTCCTGTAATAACTAATGGATTAATTTCTGCAATAGAACAATCCTTATCAACAAAAGCTCGATATAATGCCATCATAAACTGAGCCGCTTTGTTTACAAGTTCGTTAGGAATATGGATAGCATATGCTAGCTTACGAGCTTGAAATGATTGAAGACCAACCGCTGGATCCACGATCTCTTTAAAGATTTTCTCAGGTGTCTCAGCTGCCACTTCCTCAATCTCTGTGCCACCTTCTTCAGATGCCATCATTACGACACGTCCAGTTGCACGGTCTACAACGACTCCGACGTAATACTCTTTGCGGATATCACAGCCTTCTTCAATTAAAAGACGTTTGACCTCTTTACCTGCAGGTCCTGTCTGGTGAGTCACTAGTACTTTACCAAGAATCTCTTCTGCATAAGTACGAACTTCATCCAAGCTTTTTGCCACTTTAACGCCGCCAGCTTTTCCTCGTCCACCTGCATGAATTTGCGCTTTCACTACCGTCACCGGACTTCCCAGCGATTTCGCAGCTTCTACAGCTTCTTCCACCGTATAAGCAACCTTGCCGTTAGGAACGACAACTCCATACTGTTTTAATACTTGCTTTCCTTGATATTCATGGATATTCATTTACGAGATCCTCCTATCAACATGACTGCAACAAGACGAGACAATGACATCGAATAATTAATTGGAAAAAAATATAAACCCAACTTATTGTAACATGATTATAAAACGCTTACCTTAATTATTACACTTTAATACACACTCTTTTGATATCGTTTTCATTCCTAATTGCGAATGGTTGGGAATATATGTAAAAAAGGAATGATGGACATTACTATATAATGCCTTCACCCTCTACTTATTTGTACGATTATTTATGACCTGTCCGCACATTAGACTCATGAACTCGATCTAGTAAATTCTTGAATTGGGAGAGTAGATTTTGGAACTCATCTCCTGAGACACACCCGTGTTGAAATATAGCTTCAGGTATATGCACCGCTTGCTCTTGCAGATTCCAACCTTTATCTGTCAAAGTAATGTTCACTTTACGCTCATCCTCTGTGGATCGAACACGATGAACAAGTCCTGCAGCCTGCATTCTCTTCAGAAGGGGTGTTAAAGTGCCCGAATCCAGATAGAGCGCTTCACCCAACTCTTTAACCGTACGCTCCTTATGTTCCCATAACACTAGCAGTACTAGATACTG
The nucleotide sequence above comes from Paenibacillus sp. IHBB 10380. Encoded proteins:
- the sucD gene encoding succinate--CoA ligase subunit alpha, with protein sequence MSILVDKNTKVITQGITGATGLFHTKGALDYGTQMVGGVTPGKGGTEVEITLENGESVSLPVFNTVVEAKAVTGATASVIYVPPAFAADSIMEAVDAELDLVICITEGIPVLDMIKVSRYLEGKKTTLIGPNCPGVITPGECKIGIMPGYIHMKGHVGVVSRSGTLTYEAVHQLTTRGIGQSSAIGIGGDPVKGSEFIDILNLFNEDPETYAVIMIGEIGGTAEEEAAEWIRDHMTKPVVGFIGGVTAPPGKRMGHAGAIISGGKGTAKEKIAKLEECGIKVAPTPSEMGSTLVSVLEEQGILEKCTAQ
- the dprA gene encoding DNA-processing protein DprA, which translates into the protein MGEREILIALHELDGIGSKSIERLINKGALSAHMLHFNEQDWEQAGLPRDKVGSVMRQLSLDRIEQRSLELMNRKIKVITILDEEYPALLKEAHQPPWVLYCLGNVDLLQSTAISMVGTRIPTAYGRKVGAVLAEGLCKAGMTVISGLARGIDSVCHEASLICGGNTIAVMATGMDVIYPAENRTLYERIAAKGLIVTEYALGTPSHPGLFPQRNRIIAGLSLGTLVVEADARSGSLITADLAMEAGRDVYAVPGPITSPKSRGTLELIKQGAKMVTCTQDVLEEYESHLLEVGNNQEDLKKLRIEERLCSQKEDLTTEEIQLYHILEQGPCTLDQLLLKSQWDFGHLHSVLLSLIIKKQITQLAGAIYKII
- the sucC gene encoding ADP-forming succinate--CoA ligase subunit beta is translated as MNIHEYQGKQVLKQYGVVVPNGKVAYTVEEAVEAAKSLGSPVTVVKAQIHAGGRGKAGGVKVAKSLDEVRTYAEEILGKVLVTHQTGPAGKEVKRLLIEEGCDIRKEYYVGVVVDRATGRVVMMASEEGGTEIEEVAAETPEKIFKEIVDPAVGLQSFQARKLAYAIHIPNELVNKAAQFMMALYRAFVDKDCSIAEINPLVITGDGQVIALDAKLNFDSNALFRHKDIQELRDLDEEDLKEIEASKYDLSYIALDGNIGCMVNGAGLAMATMDIIKYYGGDPANFLDVGGGATTEKVTEAFKIILSDEQVKGIFINIFGGIMRCDVIANGVVEAAKQLGLTRPLVVRLEGTNVDLGKKILAESGLNIVAADSMADGAQKIVSLVK
- the topA gene encoding type I DNA topoisomerase, which translates into the protein MADSLVIVESPSKAKTIGKYLGSKYIVKASMGHIRDLPKSQIGVDVENDFDPKYITIRGKGSILKELKSASKKVKNVYLAADPDREGEAIAWHLATALELDQTQSCRVVFNEITKQAVKDAFKTPRKINMDLVKAQQARRILDRLVGYKISPLLWKKVKKGLSAGRVQSVAVKIIMDRENDIDDFVPEEYWSITARLSKGDSEFEAKFHRMNGEKKDLSREEDVQEVLKAIEGASYSVSEVKEKERQRHPSAPFTTSSLQQEAARKLNFRAAKTMSVAQQLYEGVELGKEGTVGLITYMRTDSTRVAVSAQEEIKAFIETKYGEAFAPETPRQYTKKAANAQEAHEAIRPTSVLREPDTVKAFMSRDQFRLYKLIWERLVASQMSSAVLDTLSVDITAASVTFRAVGSKVRFPGFMKVYVEGNDDGGTTDDDKFLPALQSGDTLSKQEVEPKQHFTQPPPRYTEARLVKTLEELGIGRPSTYAPTLETIQKRGYIAMEEKKFMPTELGELVIEQMEQFFPEILNVEFTAHMEEDLDHVGEGSEDWVKVLAEFYETFKKRLEVAEEEMKEIEIEDEVSDEICEKCGKHLVYKLGRFGKFLACSGFPDCRNTKPIIKDIGVTCPACKEGHVVERRSKKGRIFFGCNRYPECEFVSWDRPSLKPCPKCDSLMVEKRNKQGVKLQCTSCDHVEMVEDNDTDDSAE
- the trmFO gene encoding FADH(2)-oxidizing methylenetetrahydrofolate--tRNA-(uracil(54)-C(5))-methyltransferase TrmFO → MNEPQKVTVIGAGLAGSEAAWQIASRGVPVKLYEMRPVVKTPAHHTDQFAELVCSNSLRANGLTNAVGVLKEEMRMLDSLVLGAADRHAVPAGGALAVDRDGFSGEITNTLHNHPLIEVINEEITHIPNDEIVVIATGPLTSPSLSADIREKMGQEYFYFYDAAAPIVEKDSIDMTKVYLASRYDKGEAAYLNCPMNEEEFDVFYEALIAAEVAQLKDFEKEIYFEGCMPIEVMMKRGKQTALFGPMKPVGLVNPHTGTLPFAVVQLRQDNAAGTLYNLVGFQTHLKWGEQKRVFGLIPGLENAEFVRYGVMHRNTFINSPKLLEPTYQLKNNERLFFAGQMTGVEGYVESAASGLIAGINAAKLARNEECIVFPHLSTIGSMAKYITTADSDNFQPMNANFGLLPNLEKRMRNKKEKNELLAARALESITSFIGEAGLAKLD
- a CDS encoding MarR family winged helix-turn-helix transcriptional regulator, with amino-acid sequence MNHIPEPDPHLLLDNQLCFTIYACSREITKLYQPTLEKLGVTYSQYLVLLVLWEHKERTVKELGEALYLDSGTLTPLLKRMQAAGLVHRVRSTEDERKVNITLTDKGWNLQEQAVHIPEAIFQHGCVSGDEFQNLLSQFKNLLDRVHESNVRTGHK